The DNA sequence TCTTTTTCATGGACAATATTGTGCAAGTACCTAAATAAAATATGTCAAAATACATTATTTATATAGCAAGAAAAAAATACGTCTCTAGCTAGCAAGTTTAAGAAGAGGAAAATTACATCATATAGGCCGATATGACAGATTGGCCTATCATCTTGTTCTCCAATAATGCCATTATATTTTCCTGTAAGACAAAAATTGTCTTCACAGTTCCAAAAACCTCAGCATCCGAAGGAATCTGAATTGAAGCTCCAGTGGTCTGCATTATGGTTGTTGCATGTTTATACAACAACCGAAACCTCTTCGGCATATTTTCACTTGGCCGCGCTTGTTTGAACATCGATTGCAACCTAGAtatctcacttttcttctttccctCCTTTTTCTCcacttcctttttctttttctgtgcAAAATTGATCAATCACCGTAACATAATTCACATGTACACATCATgcatatatgattaaaataacTGAAACTTTTAATGAAATCCATTCTCACCTGAGATGGCTCGGAGTCTTGATAGAGAATAAACTCTTCAGGCCATGCGACATGGGAGCCGAGAGCTTGTATGACAGTCTCCATTTCCCCAGGTACGGGTACGGGAAGCAAAGCTTTTGGATTGATGCAGCCATCTACAGACACACGTACACATCGCGGCATCATATCCACTCCATGGATCTTATTACCAAACCCTGTGCCATCTTTAAAAGCAACTCCAAAAGCTACTTTATTTTCTATGTGATCCACCGCCAGCTCGCATTTTTGTGATAACTGAAGTTATAGAATAAACAAAAAATCCattatatcataatataaaataaagacaGAAAAAACTAACCATTagactatatattttattttaccaTTTTGTTACTTGGTGGAGGAGGGTCAACATCCATGACCTCTTTCTCAGCAGTGATCTCTTTCTCAGCCGTAATCTCTTTCTGAGCATCCTCCAACACCAATTCTTTAGCAATTTTGTTTTTCGAAGCAGTAGCTGCTTCCTCTCCTGCTATGAAATTGGCAGAGCTTGGCGAGGGATTACTCGCTCCAGCAGCGATCATTGCCTTCAGTTTGGCAATCTCTCCCATTAATTCATCCTTTGTTTTCTGCAGCTCCTCAGACCTCTGCTTGTCACGAGCCAATAACTCGTCTTTAGTAATCCTTCTCTGCCTTGGTAAATTGAAGTAGGCTTTTGGGCTGATATAACCTCCAACAGCACGAACTCTGCCAGAATGCTCCGGGGTTTCCAATGCAGTTGTTAGCACATCATTGCTGCCAGATGGGTGGAATTCACCATTAACCTTCTTTTGAAGTAATTCATCCTATTCACAAGAGATGTAACCAacaaaaagattaatttatcAATTTGTAAATGTGTAATTTATGAGAAGATTTAATTAGAGAATGTAGAGGCTTACAATTTTTTGGGTAACCTTCTCTAAATCTTTATCCAGCTTTTCATCATGCAGCTTTGTCTTACGAGCCTTTTTCCATAAGATGGCTCGATCAAGTTCTTCTCCTTCCTCCAGATTTCCAGACTTTATCTAtttaaaatgaaacaaaaaaatatgcATTAATAGAAATCAAACAAATATGGAAATTGCAACAAAGATTAATCATTTGTTACCTCTTCTTCCTTTAAACATATATATCCCTTTCTTGATATCCGGTGTGGATATTTCCTCTTACTGACCACTGCACAATGTTTCTCACGAACAGactacaaaaaatataattaaattagcaAAATTCGGCAACTTATATGGAGTAAAATCACTAAATtcattctctctctctatatatatatatatgtgtgtgtgtatgtatatatatatatatatatatttatgtacctaaattcattatatatatatgtaccttCCAACTAGAATCCCTCCTCTCTGCAACAAACCTTCTCCAGGGTCCCCTGCCAACAAAAGCATATTGCTTTGGTGGCTTACTtagttttttcttattttcaatATGTGGCATAACATAGTTCCTTGTTAAATCAGCCTTAAACTGCCTCCATTTTGTACCAGCAGACTTAAGCACAAAGTCCTCACTTTCCGGCTTTATGTCAAATGTTTCCTGGAAACATTTAGAGTCCATATCATTAGACAATTATTTAAACCTCTATCTCAGAtgcaatttaaaaatttatagacTACCTGAACATCGTTCCATATCTTGTCTTTTAATTCAGAGTCTACTTTCGGCCAACTTGGAAGATCGATAGGGACCATATTCCTTGCCAACATGCCTATCTAGGATTGCAACTTGGCCCTATTCATACCGTTAGGAACTCCTCGTTCATTGTATGTAATCTTCAGCTTCTTTCCACGAGATTTCCTTGACAACACCTTATACATAGCACAAACACCTCGCGGACCTCCAGACTTTTTTCTTTGAGATTCAGTAGTATTCACTGTAGCCTGTGGTGCCGAGGCTGCTTCAATTTCTTCTGGTTGGTCAGGCACTTGGGGCTGGTCAGGCACTTGGTCCTTTGAACTTTTAACCAGCTCCATCTCCATGTCTTTATTGTCTTCGATGTTCTTGTCATCTCCAGGCTTCTTACCTTTTTTATGGTTCTTTGGTGCCATTCTCTAAAATCTGCAAAATGTCCATTAAACTAATTAGTCAACAACATATAAAACCAAACAGAGTAAGTAATGCCATCTACTCAGCCATCACAAGTTTACAAAAATGAACATAAATAAGACACAAATCCAAATACCAACATTCAGtacataaaaaatacaaaatacaaaTACCAACATTCAGtacataaaaaatacaaaatacaaaTACCAACATTCAGtacatacaaatacaaataccaACATTTAGTACATAAAAGATTCAACCAAATACTAAATCACTTATGTAACCAAATCCCTTCTACATTCAGTCTTTGGTTGCTAATACCAACATCACCATCAGACACATCACACACAGGGATTTTGGAACAAAATGGGGGTTCATCTAATACAGTATCTCCCAGACCATCTTCATGGTAGACTTCATTGTAGTCTCGATTCGTCGACTTAAGCACCACAGACCAGTTGGTATCGATTGGATCTTGAATATAAAACACTTGGCTCACTTGGTCTACAGAGATAAATTTATCCTTTTTGTGGCCTGGTCTGGTGAAGTCCACTAGTGTAAAGCCGAGCTCATCAACTTTAATACCTCTGTCATTTGCTGCCCATTTACACAAAAATAATGGTGCTTTGAATGCATGGTAATCTAGTTCCCATATTTCTTCGATTATACCATAATACGTCATTTCACTCTCAATTGGGTTTAAATCTTTAGCACTCGAGACTAGGACTGTCTTGGCAACTACGGACACACCGTTGTTTTGAACAGCCCTTGCGTCATCTCGCTGCTTTGTGAAGTATTTAACCCCATTAACGACATATCCTTCATAATACAGAACAGAGAAAGACGGTTTTCCAGCCAACCATCTTGTTGTTTCGGAAACGCCTTGAGCATTTTGCATCATTTCAGTATTAACCTGCAGACAAAGTATAAGAAGCACATTAATTTATCAGACAATTCTGCactaatatgataaataaattgtaATTGATTGATTTATGAGATAAGGAAAGAAACCTTTTTTTCAAACCAATCAGCAAACAGCCGATTGTGCTCCCCCATTAGCCACTGAGCACTCTTTTTGTTCCCATACATCTTTTTTAATTGCTCTTTATGCATCCTGAGATAATATTAGACAATATAAGAACACAATTACGGAATGAATAGTTAAGAATGAATGCATacagaaataataaaaaaattcttacTTTATGAATGGCTCAACTTCAGAATTATTGAAAAGAACATGCAAATGCGCCTCATCCCTTTCCTTTTCTTCCACTGTTTTCATAGTCACGGAAGATAATGGCCCTGAAACCTTTTCCTCATCCTGTCGAAGACCAGCAGTCGTGCAACTCTGTCTTACAAACTCACTGCAAAATTCTATTGATTCTTCTCCAAGATAACTTTCAGCTATACAACCTTCGGGATAAAAACGATTCCTTAcataactttttaaaactttatTGAACCGTTCAAACGGAAACATCCATCTAAAGAAAACCGGTCCACATAAACGCAATTCCCTAACCAAGTGCACTGTAAGATGGATCATTACATCGAAGAATGAAGGGGGGAATATTTTTTCTAGCTCGTACAACGTCAACACCACATCAGATTGCAGTTTATCCAGTTTTGATACATCGACAACTTTGCTACACAGAGAATTGAAGAAAAAGCACAATCGTATTATGCTTACCCTAACATTCTTGGGAAGCACCGAGCGAATTGCTACTGGAAGCAACTGTTGTAGGAGAATATGACAGTCATGGGACTTCAACCCAAATAACTTCATTTCAGGTAATTTTATACAGTTTTTTATGTTCGACGCATGTCCATAAGGAAGCTTCATAAATGCCAATGATTCTAACATGGTTTTCTTTTCTGCCTTTGACAAAGTATAAGATGCAGGGGGTAGGTAAGTCTTTTTATCACCTATTTGCGGAGCTAAATCTGTCCTTAAACCCATTTCAAGCAAATCAAGACGAGAAGCGACACTATCTTTAGTTTTAAATTTCAGATTTAGTATCGTCCCTAGCAAACTTTCACACACATTCTTCTCGATGTGCATAACATCAAGACAGTGCCGCACATGATGAAACTTCCAATACTCTAACTcaaaaaaaactgatttcttTTTCCATGCACAGTCAACCTTCTTTGACTTCTTCTTCACCTgaccaaattcaaatttaatttttttttgttgctctAGCACTTGTTCTCCAGTCAGTGGCACAGGAGCTTGCTCTAACTCTTGTTCCCCGTTAAAAGCTACCCTCTGCTTCCTATAAGGGTGATGGCGATCTAAATACCTACGATGACCTTGATAGCACATTTTTCGACTGTTACTTAGATATTTAGCTGCAGTTTGGTCACCACAGATTGGACAACCAATATAACCCTTATTGATGCAGCCGGACAAATTTCCATATGCGGGGAAATCATTCACTGTCCACATCAGCACTGCTTTTAAAGTAAAATCAGATTTAGTATATGCGTCATATACATTTGGTTCCCCTTCTTCCCACAACTTCTTCAAATCATCAATTAGTGGTTGTAAATAGACGTCGAGATTATTACCTGGTTCGTGTGGGCCTGATACTAATATTGTCAACATCAAAAACTTTCGCTTCATGCATAACCACGGAGGAAGGTTATATGTTGTTAGAACAACCGGCCAACAACTATACCTATTGTTCAGACCATTATTGTGAGGGTTTATACCATCCGTAGCTAATGCCAAGCGTCAATTTCTTGCCTCGCTACCAAACTTAGGCCACCTATAATCTACATTTCTCCAAGAAGGAGAATCTGCTGGATGACGCATGAGGCCATCTTCGGATCGCCTTTTTGCATGCCAAGTCAGAAGCTCTGAAGTAGACTCAGATTGAAACATTCTCTTAAATCTAGGAATGATGGGGAAGTACCACATAACTTTAGCAGGCACATTAATTCTGACTTTACCATCCTTTTTTAGTTTCCAGCGAGATAAATGGCACTTGGGACACTTAGAGGCTTCTTCATATATACCTCTATATAATATGCAGTCATTTGGACATGCATGAAATTTAATATACTCGAGTCCCAAGTCGGAGAGAGTCTTTTTCGCTTCATATGTACTACTAGGCAGAACATGATCTTTAGGAAGGAAAGAGCCAATTGTACTTAATAGTTCTGTAAAGGCACTATCACTAACGCCGAACCTAGCCTTCCAGTTATGCATTTTCAACATTGACTCTAACTTAGTTGACTCACTTCCCTCAAACAAAGGTTGTTCAGCATCAACCACGAACCGTCTGAAATCATGTGATTCTCTATCGTAATCACCCTTATTATATGCTGCTTCACATATCTCAGCAGCCTCTGATGCAGGGCATGGGTTCGTGGCTGGACAAGTACTACCAATAGAGGACTTGTAACTCCTAGAAGAGTTCTCACCATGCCAAATCCAATCAACATAGCCTAAACTAAAACCATTTTCATACAGATGGCCCCTAATTACGTTTACCgacagttttttaaaattaacgcAATGGGCACATGGACAAGGAATTAACTTGGGGTTTTTCGCAGTCCCCTCCGCATATACCAAAAACTCCTCCACCTCAATTTCATATTCTAACGAATCCCTATCTGCTTTGATCCATGATTTATCCATATTTGTCCAACCTATACAAGATATTCTAAATAAATCAATGTACACAAATCAAACACATAACTCATTCAAACATTCAAACCTCACTACACTCACAGATACACAGACCTCACTACATAGACACAGATACAAACCAATACAAACACAGACCTCACTACACTCACAGTACACTCACAGTATACCAAACAAACACAGACCAAAATCACAAgacatataacaataatatgttCGAGCCCAGACAAACACAAAAAAATacccaacaaaatttataaacaagAAACTAACTAACAAAAACAGATAAAATAAATCGAAACAGTAAAACAAttatcaaaaacacaaaaaataaatcaaaaaatcacAAGACAGCAAGAGCAAGAGAGAGTAACAAAACTGAAGAGCAAGAACAAAAGAACCAAGAATTGCCTGAGGAGAAAACTGCAAGAGGTGCTTCGACTTTGAGATTAGGGTTTCAAAACCTTCGATTAGGGCTTGAGCAGCTTCGGTATGGGTTTTCAGAGCTTCAGCAGCTTCGATTAGGGCTTCAACACTTCGATATGGGCTTGAGAAGCTTCGATTAGGTCTGTGAGAGCTCCAGCAGCTTTGATTATGGCTTCAAACACTTCAATTAGGGCTTCCACAGCTTCGATTTAGAGAGAGGGGCGGTTCGATTAAGAGAGAGTCTAAGAAACGAGAGAGAGTCGGGGAGAGAGaaaagagaaatgagagagagtcgGGGAGAGAGGggtgttttaatttgaaatgtttTGTCTGAATGGGGAGTGAGTGTATTGTTTTGTCTGATTTTGGGGGTTAAAAGATTTGGGGGGAATGAAATTTTGACTAAGCACGGGAAACATTATGGGGGAGGGACAAAAGAGGTGTTGCCGCGcagttttcatttttaattcaaagaatATAGACATCGGTTCCTATAATAACCGATGTCAAAAAGGTAATACACATCGGTTAGTTGTTAGCCGATGTTAATAATCGCTTTTACAGCGTGGCCAATGTCGATCGATGTCTATACCCTGATGTCTATTAACTAAATTCTAGTAGTGCATTCACGTTATCTACAACCTCTGCCTGGAGTCATTCTGGCACCTCTGCCACGGCTACTTCCTTGTTCGCGCCAATTTCGTTGATTTGTCTGCTCTCTTCTTTTAAATCTATTGCTTACATGTACACGTCCTCTACCTcggttaaaatttttatttgcacatcCACGACCTCTTCTTCTAGTATCTAGTGAGTACAGGAGCTTGTCTTTGTCTTTAACAGAGTCATTAGTTTTTAACACATGGGATTtcgtttcttctttttttaacaatatttcTGAATATGCTTGTAATGAACCAATGAATTGATCAATGGTCATGGTTTCCGTatcatttcattcttcaatgGATATGCCAACAAGTTGCAATTTTGTATTCAACGATCTTTGTATTTTTCATTGACACAAGCATCTTCTAACTTTGCTCCATAATTTGGGATATATTCTGTTTCCTTCATATGCAATGATTCAAATTCACCACGTAGGGTTTGTAATCGTACCTTTTTTACTTTGTCAACACTTTAAAATCGTTGTGCAGAATCTCCCGGGCTTCTTTTGCTTTTGTTGCTCATGCCACTTTTTTTAGACATGGCTTCATCTAAGCCCATGCGATATGAATGACCAATTTTCTTTCAACAGATATTTCCATCTATCCATCAAATGATATCTTTTAATTACGGTTAACAAGTATTTCTATATCAATGATTTTTTTGACTCAAGCACTACATCCCCTCAACGGGTACTTCTTCTCATCCATGGATTGAACCTTTATTTAcattaattgaataaaatttctAAATTGATTATCTTTTTCACCGTCTAATTGATATAGACgagtatttaattatagaaataGTCCAAAAATTACAGAGAGTGATCAGGTAACATAATGAATGAAAGGCAAGCCTTTTACATGGTAAAAGGACACCGGGGACTAGAGAGGCCTCCCACCTGTTCAGGAATGTAAGCCAAATCAGGGCTAGTTGAAAAAATTTTAGGCTAATACAgactttattttaatttcaatttatatgatttttttttgaaaattattaacacATGTGCTGATCAGTCCATGCTAATCTGTTGTTCAACAGCACCATGCACGCGCTTATAATATGTTATGAGAGACCGAGACACTAGTCAAATTTTTATGAATTGGGTCAATATTTGGCTTGGGTACCCCAATGTATTATCTTGCCGGGTGTTGTTGCATGATTGACTGATCATGGACACCGCACATGTGTCATAATGATTTCACatctttttcatataaattgaaAGCCGATATTGGCATACATTATCTTTGATGGTTAATGATTATAAGATATTTCCATTTAAAATCCATGAATCCTTGGTTTGACCTAATTATGCTACCGTTCTTTTATACCATGTGGTATAAAATCATGTCTATACTTGGTGAACATGtgttgctcactcttgactCTTGTTGTCTTTAATCAAATCAATTCAGTTATATTCAAAGACCCCTCACTCTCCTTTTCCTAATATGAACGATGTGATTCTATAGGCTGAATGGTAAGAGTATGGCTAGGCATCCGATGAACCTCTTTAGTTTTGGATTGAGCAAACATGTTGTTATGATTTTGGATTCACCAGTGAATTGGTTGTTATCGAGTCGTAATAGACTTGTGTTAATTTCGTAAAACATGTTAGACATTTAGTTGCACAACAAaccatttgaaattttttagagatctttttcttgaatttatTTAGTTTCACACTAGTTTGTttgcttgtttttgttttaacagttcctaaaatatcaaagaaaaattcaaaattattgtaCAATTGTATTCAACCCAACTTATAATCTCACATTGTTAAGTTTCGGAAAATAAGATACTTTTTATGGCATAATAGACgtgtaatcaaaataattaagaatAGAGGTGCAAATCCTTACAACACTAGAAATTGAAGATTAAATATTTGGagagaaaaaaatatacaacTCAAACTTGATGATAGATATTTAAGTTCGACAAAGATACAATAATTcaagatcttttttttttccacacAAGCAATGCCCCCATTAAGTTTTGCCCACATAATACAACTTGAACATGACAATATGGCTTTAAAACATCATTACGTTTGAAAGAACAACAATAGTCGTTTAATGACGTGACCATTATTAATGTTCTAGCAAGTGAGATATCGAAATCTGGCATATATTATCTTGATTATGAATAACATCTCTTGTTCGAAAAAAATGTGGCATATATTACCTTGATTATGAATAACATATCTTGGCCGAAAGCCAATTAACTTCTTCCCCCTTGTCAAACTATAATATCACAACATAGTACTGGAGTTTGAAATTGCTCTTTACCATCATTTTTTCCGCAATTTGGAGATTTTTGGTGATCAAGAGCTTGCGAGTTTGAGGCTCCACTTTTGTGTATCTAGTCGAGATCACCTTTTACCAAATATTTCCACCATTCCATTTGGTTTTCTTTGGTATGAAGGAAAAAGATGGTCCACAATCAAGTTTTTATAATGTACCAAGAACAACCTCATAGTTAGTACCTGAATGGACAAACAAGTAAAAAATGATAAGTCTGGTGCACATATGCAAAGAATTGTAATATGGATttgaataatcaaattaaaaagctATAGTAGTTAATTCATAAATGAAACATACTTGTtcataaatacaaaatattgtTCGGggttaataattcataaaatactaatttatgattaagaatattaaaaataatatatacattgaAGATAATATATACCCCAAATCTCAAAAATCTTTCAATTTTAAGAATCATGAGAAGCATTTCAGAGTCTTAAATATCcgcattaaatatataataaggaTCCAAAccataattaaagaaaaaattaacattaaGCATACatgaagaattaaaaaaatgcaTTCTATATATGTACAAAAGTATTAGATCTTATAAACCCATTGTACAAACATAATTGATCAATagttatatttcaataaaatttgagGGAATAATGTTCGgtgttaaaatttgattaaaaaagttgATGGCAAAATTCCCAGAACTAGGAAACTCGATTCACATGATAAACAACAATACTTATATTTCGGAAACATTTAGtagaaaaatttcaaaacctgTGCACAAAGAATAACTGATTTATGTCCTAGTCTGGGGTGATCTCCATCTGGGTGATGATCTTCTTCATCTTCCGCATATATCCAGTAAATCATACAAGTGGAGAGTTGAACAAGGATTATGCACAAAGGTAGTTCAAAATGAAAGATATATAGGTGAATAACCAAAAGGTAATGGTGTAAATTGGACTTGTAGAAATGTGAGGATGAATGCCATATATTTGGTTGGTGATGAGAAGTTTCTAGAATTgggataattaatatattatttgatttcaTGAGAACTTTCTAGAATTGGGTATGGGTTGGGCCCTTCAAGTTGCCTTATTTTTTTGGAATTGTATCATAAAAATGTGGCCTATTAAAGTAGCTCTCacattttagaatataatatgcatAATTTAGACTCTCTTTTAActatttaatcaatttttttatatgactttataaaatatacttatttattttatcattgCATAaggatataaaataaatatacaattacaaATAGATGTACATTTTCCTTACAAATCTTTTATGAGCATATTCAAAACCACCACAATATATTTAGCTCCAAATGAAAAAAGAGGAGGGTTCTAGtacaaatttatatgaaaaaaatacaattagAAGAATGTTTATGTTAGGAAAATgtcttactattttttttttttacgaaatGCGGATAGTTTATTCCATTAAATCATGCATAATACACTCCTTTACTTTAATCGGAACAGAACTCCAATCAAAGCTACATCAGGAAACAtatgtgatattaatatttaatttatgttaCACACATAATTTGGTTGCATGGTCGCACGGTCGTCTTCCTACCATAAGTTTATCATCCCTTCCCTGGTATACAGAATAAATGATtagaatatacttatatataatataataagcataACACTGATAATTTGGTTGCATGATGGCACGGTTGTCTTCCTACTATAAGTTTATCATCAGTACGATCATATACACAATAAatgattagaataaaattatgttctattctataagacaactgatatctacttgcatatttataattacttttcttaatccaaaacaaattctatctttcacgtgtttatgatttttgttaatctaaaataaatattttctaccagctttaattgtagaagcatataaatcacaccgtcacaaaattattattatataatgtattttcttaaataacatactaaatataaataatattatgcacaatattaaaattaataagccgaatttatgtgaggaacgaacaCAAAAACCTATTCTTAATCCCAAACATATTTTACCTTTttcttgcatgtttatgatttattttcttaattcaaaacaaattatatttacgAATTTTAAttctagaaccatataaatttttagaaaatgaaacAAATCAC is a window from the Daucus carota subsp. sativus chromosome 8, DH1 v3.0, whole genome shotgun sequence genome containing:
- the LOC108198203 gene encoding uncharacterized protein LOC108198203, with the protein product MDKSWIKADRDSLEYEIEVEEFLVYAEGTAKNPKLIPCPCAHCVNFKKLSVNVIRGHLYENGFSLGYVDWIWHGENSSRSYKSSIGSTCPATNPCPASEAAEICEAAYNKGDYDRESHDFRRFVVDAEQPLFEGSESTKLESMLKMHNWKARFGVSDSAFTELLSTIGSFLPKDHVLPSSTYEAKKTLSDLGLEYIKFHACPNDCILYRGIYEEASKCPKCHLSRWKLKKDGKVRINVPAKVMWYFPIIPRFKRMFQSESTSELLTWHAKRRSEDGLMRHPADSPSWRNVDYRWPKFGSEARN
- the LOC108198202 gene encoding uncharacterized protein LOC108198202, which gives rise to MKRKFLMLTILVSGPHEPGNNLDVYLQPLIDDLKKLWEEGEPNVYDAYTKSDFTLKAVLMWTVNDFPAYGNLSGCINKGYIGCPICGDQTAAKYLSNSRKMCYQGHRRYLDRHHPYRKQRVAFNGEQELEQAPVPLTGEQVLEQQKKIKFEFGQVKKKSKKVDCAWKKKSVFFELEYWKFHHVRHCLDVMHIEKNVCESLLGTILNLKFKTKDSVASRLDLLEMGLRTDLAPQIGDKKTYLPPASYTLSKAEKKTMLESLAFMKLPYGHASNIKNCIKLPEMKLFGLKSHDCHILLQQLLPVAIRSVLPKNVRVSIIRLCFFFNSLCSKVVDVSKLDKLQSDVVLTLYELEKIFPPSFFDVMIHLTVHLVRELRLCGPVFFRWMFPFERFNKVLKSYVRNRFYPEGCIAESYLGEESIEFCSEFVRQSCTTAGLRQDEEKVSGPLSSVTMKTVEEKERDEAHLHVLFNNSEVEPFIKMHKEQLKKMYGNKKSAQWLMGEHNRLFADWFEKKVNTEMMQNAQGVSETTRWLAGKPSFSVLYYEGYVVNGVKYFTKQRDDARAVQNNGVSVVAKTVLVSSAKDLNPIESEMTYYGIIEEIWELDYHAFKAPLFLCKWAANDRGIKVDELGFTLVDFTRPGHKKDKFISVDQVSQVFYIQDPIDTNWSVVLKSTNRDYNEVYHEDGLGDTVLDEPPFCSKIPVCDVSDGDVGISNQRLNVEGIWLHK